The DNA segment CTTAAGTACGTAAAATGTAAACGTTAGTGTGATCTAAAGGAAGAAGGGGATGCAGCATGAAAGTTTCATTATTTATTACATGTCTCGGTGATTTATTTTATGTGAATGCAGGGAAGGCAAGCGTAGAGCTACTAGAAAGACTAGGCTGTGAGGTTGATTTTCCAGAAACGCAAACGTGCTGTGGACAGCCAGCCTACAATAGCGGCTATCATGGGAATACAAAAGCAGCAGCTAAAAATATGATTAAAACGTTTGCACATTCGGACTATGTCGTCAGTCCTTCAGGGTCTTGTGCCTATATGTTCCATGAGTACGAAGAATTATTTGAAGGAGAACCAGAGTGGCGAGAAAAGGCAAAATCATTAAAAAAGAAAACGTTTGAGCTGACACAATTTTTGACAGAAGTTCTACAAGTAGAGGATGTTGGTGCTGAATTTAATGGTAAGGCCACCTATCACACATCGTGTCATATGACTCGTCTCCTTGGAGTAAAAGAAGCACCACTTAAGCTGTTGAGTCGTGTGAAAGGGTTGGAGCTTGAGGAGCTGCCGAACCGACAGGATTGCTGTGGATTCGGAGGAACATTTTCCGTGAAAATGGCAGCCATTTCAGAGCAAATGGTTGATGAAAAGATTAACCACATTGAAGAAACCGATGCCGATCTGTTAATTGGAGCGGATGGCGGCTGCTTAATGCAAATCGATGGCCGTCTGAAGCGAAAGAATAAGCCGGTAAAAGTAATGCATATAGCAGAAATTTTAAACAGTCGAGGTGAATCATAATGCCGATGCACGTAGGTGATAAGAATTTTTCAAATCGAATAGAAAAAGGTCTGGGTGACGATTTCATGCGTGGGGCTGTTCGGTCGGCCCAGGGGAGATTGCAGTCCAAACAGTTAAATGCGGCTGAAGAATTGGGTGATTGGGAAGAATGGCGGAGTCACGGACAGGAAATTCGCCAGCACACGATGGAAAATTTGGATTATTATTTGCAGCAGTTGAGTGAAAAGATAGCTGAGCTTGGCGGGCATGTCTATTTTGCCGAAACGGCAGAAGATG comes from the Halobacillus shinanisalinarum genome and includes:
- a CDS encoding (Fe-S)-binding protein, whose protein sequence is MKVSLFITCLGDLFYVNAGKASVELLERLGCEVDFPETQTCCGQPAYNSGYHGNTKAAAKNMIKTFAHSDYVVSPSGSCAYMFHEYEELFEGEPEWREKAKSLKKKTFELTQFLTEVLQVEDVGAEFNGKATYHTSCHMTRLLGVKEAPLKLLSRVKGLELEELPNRQDCCGFGGTFSVKMAAISEQMVDEKINHIEETDADLLIGADGGCLMQIDGRLKRKNKPVKVMHIAEILNSRGES